A single window of Gammaproteobacteria bacterium DNA harbors:
- a CDS encoding flagellar transcriptional regulator FlhD has protein sequence MTYDFSQINLQYLILARDLAKKDPVLVAKLFAVPEDMTHLLASLSPADLACIANIKVPLLVPHQDTWWWSRLFTAIREDRKEEILAIIDHAVLIMTG, from the coding sequence ATGACATACGATTTCTCACAGATCAATCTTCAATATCTGATCCTCGCCCGTGATTTGGCAAAAAAGGATCCGGTGCTCGTCGCCAAGCTGTTTGCAGTTCCTGAAGACATGACGCACTTACTGGCATCCCTTTCGCCGGCAGATCTCGCCTGTATCGCCAATATCAAGGTCCCGCTCCTCGTCCCGCACCAGGATACCTGGTGGTGGTCTCGATTGTTTACGGCGATACGCGAGGATCGGAAGGAGGAGATCCTGGCCATCATAGACCATGCCGTTCTTATCATGACGGGATAA